Within Takifugu flavidus isolate HTHZ2018 chromosome 12, ASM371156v2, whole genome shotgun sequence, the genomic segment ATCCTGATTTCTGGTGTTGCAATGATTGTCTGTATGGGTTTAAACTGGGTGCAGTCTAGAGGCAACACGTCTACAAATTTAAAGCATAAACGTGTGAACAAGTTTCTGTTGgtttccaaaaaaaaataaatgtatccaTTGGATTTTTACTCTTAGCTGCACGGTTAAAGATCATATTTACCaagaatgcataaaataacGTGTGATCACAGCATAACTAAAACCATCTCCACTAATATATATCTGGTGATGTATATCTCCATGGATACCATGGGGCAGTTAGAGGAAGACAACATAATTCTCAGGGATTAACCCTGTTCTCCCCTCATATGTTGCTTGGAGCCAGCCTGGTTCAACAGAAGCGTAGACTGCAGGAGAAAAGACAGTAAGACAAAGATCAACCTTATGACACATACAGTATACCCAGGAACAATATAAACATGGTGGTTTTAGCTGAGGAGCTTAGCAAAAACTACTGGTTTTAGATGATCAGCAGCATCAACTGAGCAGAAATATGGTGACTACAGCTGTCAAAGAATGCAGTACTGTAGAGAGCAATAATAAACTGTGTGCTGGTACTGCAGGGAGCTTGTTGATGTTTCCGGATTTggctgctggctctgctggcTGCGTTAACAGGAACAGGCACGGGTGTCTTCCATCACTAGGTTACAGTGACCTGTCTGTACTGGTCGTGGGCCAATTCACTTAATGGAAAAGGCAAGAGGCACTAAACTATTGCGAGGGCTGTGTGGATTTTAGCGACGCAATAATGGAGTTACGCTGAATGCAAAAAGTAGTTCATAACCTTGCATATCATCAGGTTATTACTGTTTGTACTCTGTGCACAGGCATGCGTGACTTTTCAGGCATCTCTGCACCTTTCAGTTGGTGCGTATAGTACTTATTCAACGGTTACTTTAAACTTTCTCTGCTTACCATTTGTAAAGTGCGCCCCCTGGGGGAAGCTCAGCTCATGGCTGTGCTCTGCCTCACAGGAATACATGGCCTTGGCATCTCTGTACAGACAATAAAAGTCAACAAAGGCATGGGCAGTTTCAGAAGATGAGGATGGAATTAACTGGGTGGAATGGTCACGgaggctgttgtgtttttgggCACCTTTTGAGTGCAGCGGACTGACCAGTAGAGGCATTTTCAAACCGGTGGGCTCTGGCAGCAACCCTAGGACATACAAAAATATATAGCAGCAAAACTCTATTTTTGTAGAACTTTTCCAAACCAATGATCAAGGTAAAATCATTGGCGTATTTTGTTGGTTCTTCAGAAAATAAACACGAAAAATACTACATCAAATATTTCCCTTTTCCGCTTTCCTTTTCCAGCCAAATACAGGTCTCTTTTTCCTGAGGCCAATTAAGGTTTGGCACAGTTGGaaagtaaattaaaataaataatccaGCACTTGACCCTGTAAAACTACAAAAGACTACAGGGCCTGAGGCAAGCTGGGAGGGTATTGTACAAAGGAACTAAATGAGAGACGTGGTGACTGGCTTCTAAGACATGACAAGTCAAACAAGTCATTTTTCCAGAGAGAAAAACCGTTGCTGGGTCACATCAACCTCAGAGCAGGCAGAATGTAATTAGAGCCAGCTCTCCAGCAAGAGCGGAAAAGACATAAATCTCCCAACACATACGGATGTTAGAGAGCACGGAGAGAGAAGGGTTCACTCAGGGGGCTTGTTTCAATTGGTCTGTAAACATTAATGCATTTGCCTAAAGTTAAgtaaagatttgttttttggcATTCTAAATGCCAATTGTCAATCAGCTACGAGAAGCGTTTTACTAGGAATTAATATCAAAGCTGTAAATCCAAACTCCAACTGATGTGCAGATGGAAGTTACGCAACTACAAAAGCATTTACACGTCCAGAATATGGCAGTCTATTTCCTCTGGGAACTATTATTCGCTTTTGCTGTCAATTGCTGTGTAAATCGGCCACTTGTAGGCCCTCCAGAGCTGCcgttttatggttttattttcagttcTTTGCATTTACCAAGAACTCTGTGCTAAAATACACTATTTACAGAAGCAAGAGGTCTAATAAGAGGTGAGGTGACTGactgaaataaatataaatcagCATAAATTATGGGACAACAGGGTTGCTTTGAAATGGAGTTAAAagaaattgttttttaaaaatctttacaCTGAGCCAGGTCTTTGGTATCCATTGTAAAATGACGTTTCCAACCTATGAGGGACCGGCTGCTTTGCTGGGTGGTCTGGCTGCTCTGGCTTTAAATCGACTTTGGGCTCCAGTGCTGACAGACTGTGGACAGAGCCAGAAGATTTCATCGGCCCTGAAGGAGATCAACAGAGAATCTGTTTAATTATAATAACATCACTTTTGTAAATGTTGTAACATAATTCAATTTAAATGATTACATGACAAAGTCTAAATAGGCAATACTTCTTCACCTTCAGATAAATACAGTGATTTCATGGAGGGAGGATCTGGGTGGTGCATCAGGGCAAGACTGAGGTCACTGCGGCAGTGGGGGGCTTTCTTGGGAGCAGAAGAGAGTCTGGGCGTGGCACTAAAGGAGGACAGGCTGCAATTGTCCTCTAACTCCACATCTGTGCGCTCTGCTTCCTCCCTGGAACTGGACTCCAGGGTGCTCATACCTGTAGCACTTCTGTAACCATTGGAAAGCTTTGATGGTGTTTGGTGGAAGAGAGACTTGTTCATGACCTGAGCCGAGGGAGCCATTTTGGATGAGTTATTCTGCTCAGAGGAATGGGAGGACAAAGACTCAAGGCTGCCCATGGGAGTGCTGCACGGACTGCTGCTTAAAGTGTCACCTATACAGGGGCcagaatacacataagcaaggcCTTCATTAAACCCAATCTTTTTATCAGctacaggaaagaaaaaaaatgcggATGAAATGTATCAAGACGTGTGCAGATGGCCAATACTTACCAACAGATTCAGGGAAATTATGGTACAATGACATGTGGTGATAAACATCGCTTTGGTACTTACTTTCTGCATCTGCAAGGCACAGAGTTGGGGTGTAGAGGCTGCGCGGTTTCCTGGGCCctgtggacagacagatggccCGGTTCCTGCGAGAGTCTGGTCGGCTCTGAGGCTGTGGAAGAGGAACATTTGCATCTGGAGGCTGGTGAAATATCTAGAGTTCAGAAAGAGCACAAGTTAACGCCACAAAACAAAATACTCCGCAGCTTGGTTACTCACTGGCAAAACAAACTtcttatatataaaaaaagtcgctgtataaagaaaaagaacactttcagaaacacaaaaaaacgaGCAACCTTGTTAAAGTTCTCGATGAGTATTTCAACCACGATGTTCTGgaatttgatgttcatcatggctGCCACAGTTTCTTCCTGTGAGCGCATCAGCGTGGGCCCGAAGATGACACCCAGGTTGGACACGGTCATCAGGTTGAGCTGGCTTTGTGTGgaaaccctgtgtgtgtgtgtgtgggaggggggggtgaacaTAAGACATTACTGCAATCAGTGTTTCTGACTGAAGGATAGGAGCCGACGCATTACCGAATCATTAAAGGGACACATACGTAACAAGGTGTTGTATTAGGAGTTCCAGCATCTCCTTATTCCTTTCAGGCAGCTTGTGAACCAAAGCATGGACAGCACAAACCCTGTAATTCTGGTCATCTGATTCTAAAGAAACAATGATGTAAATATGACAAAAAAGCTCATACTATTGTGAATCAGCTGGTTATTATTTTATTGCATCAAGACTAATAGAAATAAGCCAATTATTGTCAATCTACAACAATACAGAGTCTTATGTAAGATATTTTAAAGTTAAGGAGACAAATTTAGACATGATGTAGAGACAAATAGTTGCTAGATTTAATCAATTATAATTATCACAATAAACTACAATGTGCGCACTTCACTATTGAtttttcctccatcactcaTTACTAATGTACTTGAACATGAGTCTTTAGAAATCTTTTGGCAAAATATCTCTTTGATAAAGATGAGATCAACTTACTGACAGCCATGATAAAATCTTTGTGGAGCTTGAAAGTCATTAGAGGCTCAGATAGACatctgataaaaaaagaaagtcattGACAACACTGTATCTAGTTTTAACACCAGGGCCTGAGGCTTATCTACTGTGGACTCGATGTGTCTCAAGCATCATGGACATTATTGCTTTCAGAGAAGACATATAACTGGTAAGGTGAGCTGACCTGAAGTAGTTTTTCAGACCACTGGTAATGGTTTTGTTGTCCCACATCTCTGCGTTCAGGTCCATATCCACGGGAGCCTTGGAAGCTattgaaaatgcattttactAAATACAAACGATGTGTCCAggtagaaaaacaaaccaatgaAACACAAAGCACTACATTTTGAGAGTTTGCCTGATTTTAGGTCTTGTAGAAGAAGACATTGGAATAAAATATGTATGGATGATTTCAATAGATGATGCAGATATTTTAGTTTATGAATACCAGTAGGTAATTTTGTTAAAAATGCTCCTACGCTGACTCACCACCAGGGGGACCTCTGACCTTAAGATACAGAGGCatatttatttgattaaaattATCTTAGACAGTAATCAGAAAAGGGCatttaacaacaaaaaaggGCATTTATGCATTTTGAAAGTCCATATCTATTGCCTGCTAAAAAGGTTTATAGAAGTGAaattaaatatactgtatattaaaaacaaatacaaaaaaacattaCAAAGGATAACGTAAGACTAAGATAGTGCCTGACTACTGACACAAAACATACTTACAAAACACCGTGGTCATCAGCTTCTGTACTTTAGAGTTGACCCCTCCAATTCTGTAGAGCCCCATTGTATTTATCCCTTTGTAGCCATTAAAAGGTAATGATAAGTATTAATAAAAAGCATTACACATGTACTTGACCTTAATGCTTCTTTCCTTCTAAAAGAAGTCAGAAGAAAGTGACAATGCGTAAGATGATGCCTCACCTCTCACTTCCACTAGGTTGATGCATCTCCTCACAAAGTTAAAGCCGGCCTCATTGAGAAATGCTGGTAATACAAGATGAGAACACGGCTGACACGTGAATTACCATTGCTTAACCATGCAGGGATAATAAGCTCTCCCCTATGTTTCTGCTCACTCTAATAAGATACATCAATTGTGCTGGAAGGCTGCCGATGTCAGCTGTGGGTGTATGTCAAGTAATTGTGTTAATGAACAGAGGTGGCGGTAGGTAAAAGAACGTGTGGTTTATACGTGTGTGTGATGTATTTTATTCCCTGTTTTACTCAGGAAGGTACATTTCAGTACAtgaacatatttttttttaaaaaacggcACTTACTTTCCTCCTTTTTACTTAAGATAGCTGGAAGGTTGTAAATCTAGAGagaatttaaagaaattctAATTAAATTTAATAAACGATAAGCTGAAATTCTTGCCAAATATCAGTGAGCACAAAATAAACCAGGTAAGATTCCTCACCGGCTCCTTGCCATCCATGGCCTCCAGCCACAATCTTCTATTAGACTCTGACAGCGCCTGCAGTGTCATTACACCATGCCTGGAATGAgttcaagggggggggggggaagctggTCTCAGTCTGATCTCATTGCCGTAGGGCCCCAGGACAGACCATGTTTACATTGGATGAGACCACTATAAAAGGACTAGTGTGCCTAAAATAGCTCAAGTGCAAATGCTTGACTTCACACTGTGCCCTTGGCTGGCTCGGTGCTTCACATTCCGCTCCCGATTAATTTCTGTGTTTGATATTTCAGTCATCATTTTTGCACCCAACATGCATGCACCCGTTTCATCTGTGTTGCACGCTACAGAAACCAAACAATCAAATTAAATCCACTGGGTTGCCTTGATAAGCAGACAGAATTTCATGTAGAGGTTTAAAAAATATCTCAagaaaatggattaaaaaaaaaagatgagctTGGATGAGTTCAATGATGTAGATTTGGGTTCTCTCCAAAGTACCTCTTTTAGCCCACGATACACCCAAAAAAATCTTTGGATGTTTTAAGCAGGGAGATTAAAATTGGACAATTCTTTCAATTTTTCTTTAGTAGAGACAGAATTTCAAGCAAAATCTGGGTAAAACACAAGCACCTCGCATTGCTCAACATCCTGACAATTTAAGGGTGATTTACAGCTTTAGCTGTAAAATGATATGTATAAAAACTCTGAGAATTACTGTCCATCTTAAGACATACTCACCAAAAGTACCTGGTCCTGCTAACGTGCAAATCGCAGCATGACCCATGTGACCTAGAGTCATACAAGGCAATACTTTCTATCCTCCCATGCTACTTCAAATCACTCGAGCAATTTCCTGTGGAGCTAAATTATGATTAACCCCCAATTACAACAAAGTGTTGTGAGCCAACCTCTGAATAACAAAAACTGACATATTGTTAGAATCAAAGGCTAGTATGAATAAAAGTCTTTCTGTCCTTAGCCCATAATATCCCAGACAAACTAGATTATTTAGTGAAGCAGTAAGACAGCAACAGTATCAGCACTGAATTTGAAGCGATGTGAAGGCTCTGATTAGCAGCGCACATGCAGCACATGCAAGTGTTCTGCGAAGGAAGCGTTGGCCAGTTCACATACCGGACTTTACAGAAAAACCGAAGCGGCCTGAAAAGAGTTCCACGACAGATGTCATTTCTACATCGACATGGACACAGAGAAAAGATGGGATGGGTTCAAAAACAGGACAATTCTGTTTGTTGAAGGCAAAACAACAAGATCGTTGGAGGGAGACAACAGGAGAGACATGCAGGACACAAACAGAGCTGAAAACATCCAACACTGGCGACCAGAGGATCGTCGAGGGTTAATCCAGTCTGAGCAGCTCTTGTGATGCGGACTGCTTCTATTATTCTATGGATTAACATCTGGAcatatttaatgtaaaaaaaatgatagtaaATAACATCTATACAAACTAGATAGCAACATATGTGTTTGTACATCATTTATGATGTAAAATGAATAATAATCGTAAACAAGAGCAAAAACACTCAGTGAAATAGATCTGTTTTCAGTCAATATGAGTTCTGAGAAAGTTTCTGCGAAAATGCAAAGCAGACAGAGACGGATGCAGACCTCTCCACCACTTCGATATCGAAGCAGAAACGCTTGTCGATGGAATCGGTTTTCCTTCGAATGCAGGACTTGAGCTTGAACATCTCTGGTTGGTTGAGAACGACACTATTCTGAAATGATCACAAGTGTTGGCACACATGAACCCAATCAACAGGTTTATTAAGATTAAAAGCCATCATAGACGTCAGTCAGTAAATTGACCCATTTTTAGACGCCTTGACGTGACTTTGTTTGCCATGTTTTCCACTCAAACAGTGGTTCTTTTTAGTTCCTCATCTTGACACCTTTCACTTTCCCTTCCAGCCGACCTAAAAGAGGCACTGAAACTGAGTTACCTGTTTGGCTGCAGACTTGGTGTCAGTGTTGCTCATGGTGAACGTGTTGCTGCCTTTGTCATACGTGCAGTAGTGACGGGTCCAAGTGCACCCTAGAGGACctgacaaacaaacaggaaacagcagacGGCTACAGCCTTTTCCTCTGAAATTGTGGGAATACATCCTTAATTAAAGAGTGAACGTATCCAAACGTATCCATTCTCGCTATAATAAATCTACCATTTGGGGCTCTCCCTTCCTGTTTGAAAGCACATCAAAGGGAATGGATAAACACCATGAATTATGAGCTCGGTGTGAGAGGATCTCTCCACAGAGCTCTGGGGGAACATGAGACATCTTTATGGAGATAGATGTAGAAAGCATGCATTCATAAGTGATGTAAATGTCTTGCTGGGAGCCAGGCCACAACCACTCACGTTTCTCTTGGACATAAAGGAAGCCTTCCATCGTCCACTGTCCTGGAGGTTTATAGTCCTGGTCTGCAGAGCGTATCCTCTTCATTagcttctccacttcctgcttagTGCTCACGAAATTGTTCCGTGTCTGTGCAGAGAGAGCGGGGCAGGATTGGATTTGCATTAAAGAAGCAAgcttttcctccctccagcaCATGAAGACTGAAACAAGTGGCCTGCGCACGTTT encodes:
- the LOC130535088 gene encoding rho GTPase-activating protein 42 isoform X2; the encoded protein is MGLPTLEFTDSFLDSPDFRERITCHEIELERTNKFIKELIKDGNMLIAAFRNLSVAVQKFSQSLQEFQFECIGDAETDDEVNIAQSFKEFSQLLNMVEEERRRLIQNADDVLITPLEKFRKEQIGAAKDGKKKFDKETEKYYSTLERHLSLSSRKKEAYLQEADTQIDKERQLFYDASLEYVFKIQEVQEKKKFEFVEPLLAFLQGLFTFYHEGYELAHEFEPYKQQLQFNLQNTRNNFVSTKQEVEKLMKRIRSADQDYKPPGQWTMEGFLYVQEKRPLGCTWTRHYCTYDKGSNTFTMSNTDTKSAAKQNSVVLNQPEMFKLKSCIRRKTDSIDKRFCFDIEVVERHGVMTLQALSESNRRLWLEAMDGKEPIYNLPAILSKKEETFLNEAGFNFVRRCINLVEVRGINTMGLYRIGGVNSKVQKLMTTVFSSKAPVDMDLNAEMWDNKTITSGLKNYFRCLSEPLMTFKLHKDFIMAVKSDDQNYRVCAVHALVHKLPERNKEMLELLIQHLVTVSTQSQLNLMTVSNLGVIFGPTLMRSQEETVAAMMNIKFQNIVVEILIENFNKIFHQPPDANVPLPQPQSRPDSRRNRAICLSTGPRKPRSLYTPTLCLADAESDTLSSSPCSTPMGSLESLSSHSSEQNNSSKMAPSAQVMNKSLFHQTPSKLSNGYRSATGMSTLESSSREEAERTDVELEDNCSLSSFSATPRLSSAPKKAPHCRSDLSLALMHHPDPPSMKSLYLSEGPMKSSGSVHSLSALEPKVDLKPEQPDHPAKQPVPHRLETSFYNGYQRPGSVVAARAHRFENASTGQSAALKRDAKAMYSCEAEHSHELSFPQGAHFTNVYASVEPGWLQATYEGRTGLIPENYVVFL
- the LOC130535088 gene encoding rho GTPase-activating protein 42 isoform X1, which encodes MGLPTLEFTDSFLDSPDFRERITCHEIELERTNKFIKELIKDGNMLIAAFRNLSVAVQKFSQSLQEFQFECIGDAETDDEVNIAQSFKEFSQLLNMVEEERRRLIQNADDVLITPLEKFRKEQIGAAKDGKKKFDKETEKYYSTLERHLSLSSRKKEAYLQEADTQIDKERQLFYDASLEYVFKIQEVQEKKKFEFVEPLLAFLQGLFTFYHEGYELAHEFEPYKQQLQFNLQNTRNNFVSTKQEVEKLMKRIRSADQDYKPPGQWTMEGFLYVQEKRPLGCTWTRHYCTYDKGSNTFTMSNTDTKSAAKQNSVVLNQPEMFKLKSCIRRKTDSIDKRFCFDIEVVERNDICRGTLFRPLRFFCKVRHGVMTLQALSESNRRLWLEAMDGKEPIYNLPAILSKKEETFLNEAGFNFVRRCINLVEVRGINTMGLYRIGGVNSKVQKLMTTVFSSKAPVDMDLNAEMWDNKTITSGLKNYFRCLSEPLMTFKLHKDFIMAVKSDDQNYRVCAVHALVHKLPERNKEMLELLIQHLVTVSTQSQLNLMTVSNLGVIFGPTLMRSQEETVAAMMNIKFQNIVVEILIENFNKIFHQPPDANVPLPQPQSRPDSRRNRAICLSTGPRKPRSLYTPTLCLADAESDTLSSSPCSTPMGSLESLSSHSSEQNNSSKMAPSAQVMNKSLFHQTPSKLSNGYRSATGMSTLESSSREEAERTDVELEDNCSLSSFSATPRLSSAPKKAPHCRSDLSLALMHHPDPPSMKSLYLSEGPMKSSGSVHSLSALEPKVDLKPEQPDHPAKQPVPHRLETSFYNGYQRPGSVVAARAHRFENASTGQSAALKRDAKAMYSCEAEHSHELSFPQGAHFTNVYASVEPGWLQATYEGRTGLIPENYVVFL